One window from the genome of Carassius carassius chromosome 15, fCarCar2.1, whole genome shotgun sequence encodes:
- the LOC132158791 gene encoding retroviral integration site protein Fli-1 homolog isoform X1, whose translation MDCTIKEALSVVSENQSIFESPFSGHQAMHMKGEITSPAVFRQGSEESVEPTEPDWTGSATQNPAKRAEHINGNSRESPVDCSVTKRTRHMSNSDGGPLAYQASYPEPRSSPQNASPPSSTTEEKRVIVPADPEVWTQDHVRQWVEWAIKEYGLSDVDVSLFHTLDGKALCKMTKEDMMRLTTAYNTDILLSHLNYLRESSPTFSYPATPTNTQPQPRLQVKAENSFEEIGRRNSWSSSALPAVPKGSPIEHQHNTRITEPPPRLPQDPYQALGPISSRLANPETKPIHTKIRPTKHNSNNLPVTSTDRTVGSGQIQLWQFLLELLSDSNNAAIITWEGTNGEFKMTDPDEVAKRWGERKSKPNMNYDKLSRALRYYYDKNIMTKVHGKRYAYKFDFQGISQAHQNHPPEGGVLKFQPEGPYVQSYHSHQPKMNFMGTHSTPMPVSTGNFFGPPTTYWNSATGVVYPSSPMPRHPSTHSHLNSYY comes from the exons ATGGACTGTACTATTAAG GAAGCTCTATCGGTGGTGAGTGAAAACCAGTCCATATTCGAGTCGCCCTTCAGTGGTCACCAGGCCATGCACATGAAGGGAGAGATCACATCACCTGCAGTGTTCAGACAGGGTTCTGAAGAGAGCGTAGAACCCACTGAGCCAGACTGGACCGGATCGGCCACACAGAACCCCGCGAAGAGAGCAGAACACATCAACGGAAACAG CCGTGAGTCCCCAGTGGACTGCAGTGTGACTAAAAGGACCCGACACATGAGTAACAGTGATGGGGGACCATTGGCCTACCAGGCCTCTTACCCAGAGCCACGGAGCAGCCCGCAGAATGCCAGCCCACCCAGCAGCACCACAGAGGAGAAGAGGGTCATTGTACCAGCGG ACCCAGAAGTATGGACACAAGATCATGTGCGGCAGTGGGTAGAGTGGGCAATAAAGGAATATGGCCTTTCCGATGTGGACGTGTCCCTCTTCCATACTCTGGATGGAAAAGCACTCTGCAAAATGACCAAAGAGGACATGATGCGTCTCACTACCGCATACAACACAGACATCCTGCTCTCTCATCTAAACTACCTCCGGGAGA GTAGCCCCACTTTTTCCTACCCTGCAACCCCTACCAATACACAACCACAGCCTAGACTACAGGTTAAAGCTG AAAACAGCTTTGAGGAGATCGGCAGAAGGAACAGTTGGTCGTCAAGCGCCTTACCAGCTGTCCCAAAAG GTTCTCCAATCGAACATCAGCACAACACCAGAATTACAGAGCCTCCACCAAGACTTCCACAAG ACCCCTACCAAGCATTAGGTCCCATCAGCAGCCGTCTTGCAAATCCAG AAACGAAACCAATCCACACCAAGATCCGACCGACCAAACACAATTCTAACAACCTGCCCGTCACCAGCACTGACAGGACTGTGG GCTCTGGTCAGATCCAGCTGTGGCAGTTCTTGTTAGAGCTGCTGTCTGACAGCAACAATGCCGCCATCATCACCTGGGAGGGCACTAACGGAGAATTCAAGATGACCGACCCTGACGAGGTGGCCAAGCGCTGGGGCGAGCGAAAGAGCAAGCCTAACATGAACTATGACAAGCTCAGCCGGGCCCTCCGCTACTACTATGACAAGAACATCATGACCAAGGTGCATGGAAAACGCTATGCATACAAATTCGATTTCCAGGGCATCTCCCAAGCTCACCAAAACCATCCTCCTGAAGGGGGCGTGCTCAAATTCCAGCCTGAAGGGCCATATGTGCAAAGCTACCACAGCCACCAGCCAAAAATGAACTTCATGGGCACTCATTCAACCCCTATGCCCGTTTCAACAGGGAATTTCTTTGGGCCTCCAACCACCTACTGGAACTCTGCAACAGGAGTGGTGTATCCCAGCTCACCCATGCCACGACATCCCAGCACTCACTCGCATTTGAACTCTTATTACTAA
- the LOC132158791 gene encoding retroviral integration site protein Fli-1 homolog isoform X3 yields the protein MHMKGEITSPAVFRQGSEESVEPTEPDWTGSATQNPAKRAEHINGNSRESPVDCSVTKRTRHMSNSDGGPLAYQASYPEPRSSPQNASPPSSTTEEKRVIVPADPEVWTQDHVRQWVEWAIKEYGLSDVDVSLFHTLDGKALCKMTKEDMMRLTTAYNTDILLSHLNYLRESSPTFSYPATPTNTQPQPRLQVKAENSFEEIGRRNSWSSSALPAVPKGSPIEHQHNTRITEPPPRLPQDPYQALGPISSRLANPETKPIHTKIRPTKHNSNNLPVTSTDRTVGSGQIQLWQFLLELLSDSNNAAIITWEGTNGEFKMTDPDEVAKRWGERKSKPNMNYDKLSRALRYYYDKNIMTKVHGKRYAYKFDFQGISQAHQNHPPEGGVLKFQPEGPYVQSYHSHQPKMNFMGTHSTPMPVSTGNFFGPPTTYWNSATGVVYPSSPMPRHPSTHSHLNSYY from the exons ATGCACATGAAGGGAGAGATCACATCACCTGCAGTGTTCAGACAGGGTTCTGAAGAGAGCGTAGAACCCACTGAGCCAGACTGGACCGGATCGGCCACACAGAACCCCGCGAAGAGAGCAGAACACATCAACGGAAACAG CCGTGAGTCCCCAGTGGACTGCAGTGTGACTAAAAGGACCCGACACATGAGTAACAGTGATGGGGGACCATTGGCCTACCAGGCCTCTTACCCAGAGCCACGGAGCAGCCCGCAGAATGCCAGCCCACCCAGCAGCACCACAGAGGAGAAGAGGGTCATTGTACCAGCGG ACCCAGAAGTATGGACACAAGATCATGTGCGGCAGTGGGTAGAGTGGGCAATAAAGGAATATGGCCTTTCCGATGTGGACGTGTCCCTCTTCCATACTCTGGATGGAAAAGCACTCTGCAAAATGACCAAAGAGGACATGATGCGTCTCACTACCGCATACAACACAGACATCCTGCTCTCTCATCTAAACTACCTCCGGGAGA GTAGCCCCACTTTTTCCTACCCTGCAACCCCTACCAATACACAACCACAGCCTAGACTACAGGTTAAAGCTG AAAACAGCTTTGAGGAGATCGGCAGAAGGAACAGTTGGTCGTCAAGCGCCTTACCAGCTGTCCCAAAAG GTTCTCCAATCGAACATCAGCACAACACCAGAATTACAGAGCCTCCACCAAGACTTCCACAAG ACCCCTACCAAGCATTAGGTCCCATCAGCAGCCGTCTTGCAAATCCAG AAACGAAACCAATCCACACCAAGATCCGACCGACCAAACACAATTCTAACAACCTGCCCGTCACCAGCACTGACAGGACTGTGG GCTCTGGTCAGATCCAGCTGTGGCAGTTCTTGTTAGAGCTGCTGTCTGACAGCAACAATGCCGCCATCATCACCTGGGAGGGCACTAACGGAGAATTCAAGATGACCGACCCTGACGAGGTGGCCAAGCGCTGGGGCGAGCGAAAGAGCAAGCCTAACATGAACTATGACAAGCTCAGCCGGGCCCTCCGCTACTACTATGACAAGAACATCATGACCAAGGTGCATGGAAAACGCTATGCATACAAATTCGATTTCCAGGGCATCTCCCAAGCTCACCAAAACCATCCTCCTGAAGGGGGCGTGCTCAAATTCCAGCCTGAAGGGCCATATGTGCAAAGCTACCACAGCCACCAGCCAAAAATGAACTTCATGGGCACTCATTCAACCCCTATGCCCGTTTCAACAGGGAATTTCTTTGGGCCTCCAACCACCTACTGGAACTCTGCAACAGGAGTGGTGTATCCCAGCTCACCCATGCCACGACATCCCAGCACTCACTCGCATTTGAACTCTTATTACTAA
- the LOC132158791 gene encoding retroviral integration site protein Fli-1 homolog isoform X2, whose translation MDCTIKEALSVVSENQSIFESPFSGHQAMHMKGEITSPAVFRQGSEESVEPTEPDWTGSATQNPAKRAEHINGNSRESPVDCSVTKRTRHMSNSDGGPLAYQASYPEPRSSPQNASPPSSTTEEKRVIVPADPEVWTQDHVRQWVEWAIKEYGLSDVDVSLFHTLDGKALCKMTKEDMMRLTTAYNTDILLSHLNYLRESSPTFSYPATPTNTQPQPRLQVKAENSFEEIGRRNSWSSSALPAVPKGSPIEHQHNTRITEPPPRLPQDPYQALGPISSRLANPGSGQIQLWQFLLELLSDSNNAAIITWEGTNGEFKMTDPDEVAKRWGERKSKPNMNYDKLSRALRYYYDKNIMTKVHGKRYAYKFDFQGISQAHQNHPPEGGVLKFQPEGPYVQSYHSHQPKMNFMGTHSTPMPVSTGNFFGPPTTYWNSATGVVYPSSPMPRHPSTHSHLNSYY comes from the exons ATGGACTGTACTATTAAG GAAGCTCTATCGGTGGTGAGTGAAAACCAGTCCATATTCGAGTCGCCCTTCAGTGGTCACCAGGCCATGCACATGAAGGGAGAGATCACATCACCTGCAGTGTTCAGACAGGGTTCTGAAGAGAGCGTAGAACCCACTGAGCCAGACTGGACCGGATCGGCCACACAGAACCCCGCGAAGAGAGCAGAACACATCAACGGAAACAG CCGTGAGTCCCCAGTGGACTGCAGTGTGACTAAAAGGACCCGACACATGAGTAACAGTGATGGGGGACCATTGGCCTACCAGGCCTCTTACCCAGAGCCACGGAGCAGCCCGCAGAATGCCAGCCCACCCAGCAGCACCACAGAGGAGAAGAGGGTCATTGTACCAGCGG ACCCAGAAGTATGGACACAAGATCATGTGCGGCAGTGGGTAGAGTGGGCAATAAAGGAATATGGCCTTTCCGATGTGGACGTGTCCCTCTTCCATACTCTGGATGGAAAAGCACTCTGCAAAATGACCAAAGAGGACATGATGCGTCTCACTACCGCATACAACACAGACATCCTGCTCTCTCATCTAAACTACCTCCGGGAGA GTAGCCCCACTTTTTCCTACCCTGCAACCCCTACCAATACACAACCACAGCCTAGACTACAGGTTAAAGCTG AAAACAGCTTTGAGGAGATCGGCAGAAGGAACAGTTGGTCGTCAAGCGCCTTACCAGCTGTCCCAAAAG GTTCTCCAATCGAACATCAGCACAACACCAGAATTACAGAGCCTCCACCAAGACTTCCACAAG ACCCCTACCAAGCATTAGGTCCCATCAGCAGCCGTCTTGCAAATCCAG GCTCTGGTCAGATCCAGCTGTGGCAGTTCTTGTTAGAGCTGCTGTCTGACAGCAACAATGCCGCCATCATCACCTGGGAGGGCACTAACGGAGAATTCAAGATGACCGACCCTGACGAGGTGGCCAAGCGCTGGGGCGAGCGAAAGAGCAAGCCTAACATGAACTATGACAAGCTCAGCCGGGCCCTCCGCTACTACTATGACAAGAACATCATGACCAAGGTGCATGGAAAACGCTATGCATACAAATTCGATTTCCAGGGCATCTCCCAAGCTCACCAAAACCATCCTCCTGAAGGGGGCGTGCTCAAATTCCAGCCTGAAGGGCCATATGTGCAAAGCTACCACAGCCACCAGCCAAAAATGAACTTCATGGGCACTCATTCAACCCCTATGCCCGTTTCAACAGGGAATTTCTTTGGGCCTCCAACCACCTACTGGAACTCTGCAACAGGAGTGGTGTATCCCAGCTCACCCATGCCACGACATCCCAGCACTCACTCGCATTTGAACTCTTATTACTAA